Proteins from a single region of Oreochromis niloticus isolate F11D_XX linkage group LG7, O_niloticus_UMD_NMBU, whole genome shotgun sequence:
- the LOC100711717 gene encoding monocyte chemotactic protein 1B translates to MKTLCFSLGLLLLAACCCDAIPKGVKFSTAPGTCCFNFKMNAIPVKLVSFITHTHSSCPKKAYIVHTVRGKKICYTQSFQWAQDMYRLHNTEGSS, encoded by the exons ATGAAGACTCTCTGCTTCTCTCTGGGACTGCTGCTGCTCGCAGCCTGCTGCTGTGATGCCATCC CGAAAGGCGTAAAGTTCAGCACAGCTCCTGGAACCTGCTGCTTcaactttaaaatgaatgcaATACCGGTGAAGTTGGTGTCCTTCATCACCCATACGCACAGCTCCTGTCCCAAGAAGGCATACAT AGTCCACACTGTCAGAGGAAAAAAGATCTGCTACACTCAGAGCTTCCAGTGGGCTCAGGACATGTATCGGCTCCACAACACTGAAGGCAGCAGCTAG